A section of the Ovis canadensis isolate MfBH-ARS-UI-01 breed Bighorn chromosome 1, ARS-UI_OviCan_v2, whole genome shotgun sequence genome encodes:
- the LOC138421266 gene encoding LOW QUALITY PROTEIN: pirin (The sequence of the model RefSeq protein was modified relative to this genomic sequence to represent the inferred CDS: substituted 1 base at 1 genomic stop codon) gives MVSSKVTLLVLSQEQSEGVEAWSRTQLKRLSSSSRPGGFPDHPHXGFEMISYLLEGGCSIAQEDCRGHVGQLNSGGLYWMISGWGIVHEETPCSEEPVHDLQLWVNLRSSQKILEPWYPELKSSEIPKPSKDSVTIAVISEEALGVKSKIYIYTPTLYLDFKLDKGAKHSQPIPKGWTSSLCTISGNVYTVPDNMQQKTEPHHTAVLGEGDSVQVENKDPERSHSILILEAPLREPVVQHGKVYLPLENPKCDAFLT, from the exons ATGGTGTCCTCCAAAGTTACCCTGTTAGTGCTCAGCCAGGAGCAGTCAGAAGGGGTTGAAGCATGG agtcggacacaactgaagcgacttagcagcagcagcagaccaggtGGATTTCCTGATCACCCGCACTGAGGTTTTGAAATGATATCTTACCTCCTGGAAGGGGGGTGTAGCATAGCTCAGGAAGACTGCCGTGGACATGTTGGTCAGTTGAACTCAGGAGGCCTGTACTGGATGATCTCAGGCTGGGGCATTGTGCATGAGGAGACGCCTTGCTCAGAGGAGCCAGTCCATGACCTTCAACTGTGGGTTAATTTGAGGAGCTCACAGAAGATATTGGAGCCTTGGTACCCGGAACTGAAAAGCAGTGAAATCCCTAAACCCAGTAAGGATAGTGTGACCATTGCTGTCATTTCTGAAGAAGCCCTGGGAGTCAAGTCGAAGATTTACATCTACACACCAACCTTATATTTGGACTTCAAATTGGACAAAGGAGCAAAGCATTCCCAGCCTATTCCTAAAGGGTGGACAAGCTCCCTTTGTACCATATCTGGAAATGTGTATACTGTACCTGATAATATGCAACAAAAAACAGAACCTCATCACACAGCTGTGTTAGGGGAAGGTGACAGTGTCCAGGTGGAGAATAAAGATCCTGAGAGAAGCCACTCCATCCTAATTCTTGAGGCGCCATTAAGAGAACCAGTTGTTCAGCATGGAAAAGTGTACTTACCCTTAGAGAATCCAAAATGTGATGCTTTCTTGACTTGA
- the LOC138421143 gene encoding G2/mitotic-specific cyclin-B1 produces MALRITRNTKINAENKAKISMAGAKRVPVAGVATSKPGLRPRTALGDIGNKVSEQPQAKLPLKKEAKTLPAGKVIAKKVPKPLEKAPVPVPEPQPEPEREPEPVKEEKLSPEPILVDTPSPSPMETSGCAPAEEYLCQAFSDVILAVSDVDAEDGADPNLCSEYVKDIYAYLRQLEEEQAVKPKYLMGREVTGNMRAILIDWLVQVQMKFRLLQETMYMTVSIIDRFMQDNCVPKKMLQLVGVTAMFVASKYEEMYPPEIGDFAFVTDNTYTKFQIRQMEMKILRALNFSLGRPLPLHFLRRASKIGEVDVELHTLAKYLMELTMLDYDMVHFPPSQIAAGAFCLALKILDNGEWTPTLQHYLSYTEESLLVVMQHLAKNVVMVNRGLSKHMTIKNKYATSKHAKISTLAQLNSALVQDLAKAVAKV; encoded by the coding sequence ATGGCGCTCCGGATCACCAGGAACACGAAGATTAATGCTGAAAATAAGGCGAAGATCAGTATGGCAGGGGCCAAGCGCGTGCCTGTGGCCGGTGTTGCAACCTCTAAGCCCGGGCTGAGGCCCCGAACAGCGCTTGGAGACATCGGTAACAAAGTCAGTGAACAACCGCAGGCCAAACTGCCTctgaaaaaggaagcaaaaacttTACCTGCTGGAAAAGTTATTGCTAAAAAAGTACCAAAACCTCTGGAAAAGGCTCCTGTACCTGTGCCGGAGCCCCAGCCGGAGCCAGAGCGGGAACCCGAGCCTGTTAAGGAAGAGAAACTTTCCCCCGAGCCTATTTTGGTCGATACTCCGTCTCCAAGCCCCATGGAAACATCTGGCTGTGCCCCTGCAGAAGAATATCTGTGTCAGGCTTTCTCAGATGTAATTCTTGCAGTGAGTGATGTGGATGCAGAAGACGGAGCGGATCCAAACCTTTGTAGCGAATATGTAAAAGATATCTATGCTTATCTAAGACAACTTGAGGAAGAGCAAGCAGTCAAACCAAAATACCTAATGGGTCGTGAAGTCACTGGAAACATGAGAGCCATCCTGATTGACTGGCTAGTGCAAGTTCAAATGAAATTCAGGTTACTGCAGGAGACCATGTACATGACTGTTTCCATAATTGATCGGTTCATGCAGGATAACTGTGTGCCCAAGAAGATGCTGCAGCTGGTGGGAGTCACTGCCATGTTTGTTGCAAGCAAATATGAGGAAATGTACCCTCCAGAAATCGGTGACTTTGCCTTTGTGACTGACAACACCTACACCAAGTTTCAAATCAGACAGATGGAAATGAAGATTCTGAGAGCTTTAAATTTTAGTCTGGGCCGCCCTCTACCCCTGCATTTCCTTCGGAGAGCATCTAAGATTGGAGAGGTTGATGTTGAGCTACATACTCTGGCCAAATATTTGATGGAACTAACTATGCTGGACTACGATATGGTGCACTTTCCTCCTTCTCAGATTGCAGCAGGAGCTTTTTGCTTAGCACTGAAAATTCTTGATAATGGTGAATGGACACCAACTCTACAGCATTACCTGTCATACACTGAAGAATCCCTGCTTGTTGTTATGCAACACCTGGCAAAGAATGTGGTCATGGTGAACCGTGGGCTTTCAAAGCACATGACTATCAAGAACAAGTATGCCACATCTAAGCATGCTAAGATCAGCACTCTAGCACAGCTGAATTCTGCACTAGTTCAAGATTTAGCCAAGGCTGTGGCAAAGGTGTAA